In a genomic window of Erigeron canadensis isolate Cc75 chromosome 5, C_canadensis_v1, whole genome shotgun sequence:
- the LOC122600822 gene encoding uncharacterized protein LOC122600822, translating into MSKKNNLSLRKKQHEFELRREKEEKEKKAKRLEAKKNKMKVDGSTSKNKKKGSRGFTVGKKKLKTRMTPLAKAKAGQAMELDN; encoded by the exons ATGTCGAAGAAAAACAACTTGTCTCTTAGGAAAAAACAGCACGAATTCGAGCTTCGAA gagaaaaggaagaaaaggaaaagaaagccAAGAGATTAGAAGCTAAGAAGAACAAGATGAAA GTTGATGGAAGTACAAGCAAGAACAAGAAGAAGGGTAGCCGTGGATTTACAGTAGggaaaaagaagttgaagaCTAGAATGACACCATTGGCAAAAGCTAAAGCTGGTCAAGCAATGGAATTAGACAATTGA